A genomic segment from Centroberyx gerrardi isolate f3 chromosome 22, fCenGer3.hap1.cur.20231027, whole genome shotgun sequence encodes:
- the LOC139919055 gene encoding uncharacterized protein LOC139919055 isoform X1: MPASKVIKPRPVETTTKLLEKSKPVKTKPANRAESELKVPAVRKSRAASCPRCPQSNRCEGVKQQSAASKARCERRARSTCTAPKPPGNCPKTSPTCPKTTSPTKHGAVTSKPGETQREQRTDRAKMQCANQSHKAFTVIPPNPKKRKEIQKKAEAELAALEELRLSRAMGYVSINPSSVGGCMSLEEVRLKQQQEMMQARRKQKQMKKHVMEPTAVLIT, from the exons atgCCAGCATCGAAGGTTATCAAGCCGCGACCAGTGGAGACGACAACAAAGTTGTTGGAGAAAAGCAAACCGGTGAAAACAAAACCGGCAAACCGAGCAGAAAGTGAACTCAAAGTGCCCGCTGTGCGTAAAAGCCGGGCGGCGAGCTGCCCAAGATGTCCGCAGAGCAACAGGTGTGAAGGAGTCAAACAGCAGAGCGCAGCCTCCAAAGCCAGGTGTGAGAGGAGAGCCAGGTCCACTTGCACCGCTCCCAAACCGCCTGGGAACTGTCCCAAAACCAGCCCGACCTGCCCGAAGACCACCAGTCCTACGAAACATGGAGCCGTCACCTCCAAACCTGGAGAAACCCAGAGGGAGCAGCGGACAGACAGAGCCAAGATGCAGTGTGCAAATCAGAG TCACAAAGCGTTCACAGTCATCCCCCCGAACCccaagaaaaggaaagagatcCAGAAAA AGGCAGAGGCGGAGCTTGCTGCTCTGGAGGAGCTGAGGCTGAGCAGAGCGATGGGCTACGTGTCCATCAACCCCAGCAGTgttg GTGGCTGTATGAGTCTGGAGGAAGTGCGGttgaagcagcagcaggaaaTGATGCAGgccaggagaaaacagaaacag ATGAAGAAGCATGTGATGGAGCCAACAGCCGTACTGATCACCTGA
- the LOC139919055 gene encoding uncharacterized protein LOC139919055 isoform X2 has protein sequence MPASKVIKPRPVETTTKLLEKSKPVKTKPANRAESELKVPAVRKSRAASCPRCPQSNRCEGVKQQSAASKARCERRARSTCTAPKPPGNCPKTSPTCPKTTSPTKHGAVTSKPGETQREQRTDRAKMQCANQSHKAFTVIPPNPKKRKEIQKKAEAELAALEELRLSRAMGYVSINPSSVGGCMSLEEVRLKQQQEMMQARRKQKQV, from the exons atgCCAGCATCGAAGGTTATCAAGCCGCGACCAGTGGAGACGACAACAAAGTTGTTGGAGAAAAGCAAACCGGTGAAAACAAAACCGGCAAACCGAGCAGAAAGTGAACTCAAAGTGCCCGCTGTGCGTAAAAGCCGGGCGGCGAGCTGCCCAAGATGTCCGCAGAGCAACAGGTGTGAAGGAGTCAAACAGCAGAGCGCAGCCTCCAAAGCCAGGTGTGAGAGGAGAGCCAGGTCCACTTGCACCGCTCCCAAACCGCCTGGGAACTGTCCCAAAACCAGCCCGACCTGCCCGAAGACCACCAGTCCTACGAAACATGGAGCCGTCACCTCCAAACCTGGAGAAACCCAGAGGGAGCAGCGGACAGACAGAGCCAAGATGCAGTGTGCAAATCAGAG TCACAAAGCGTTCACAGTCATCCCCCCGAACCccaagaaaaggaaagagatcCAGAAAA AGGCAGAGGCGGAGCTTGCTGCTCTGGAGGAGCTGAGGCTGAGCAGAGCGATGGGCTACGTGTCCATCAACCCCAGCAGTgttg GTGGCTGTATGAGTCTGGAGGAAGTGCGGttgaagcagcagcaggaaaTGATGCAGgccaggagaaaacagaaacaggtgtga